The proteins below are encoded in one region of Labeo rohita strain BAU-BD-2019 chromosome 15, IGBB_LRoh.1.0, whole genome shotgun sequence:
- the LOC127176759 gene encoding olfactory receptor 52E4-like, which yields MGNETYFYFMLFENLGRIKYVFFSLGFIFYCVVIYFNVLIILAVFLERTLHQPMYILISCLSINSVYGTAGFFPRLLTDLLYDTHRISYEACLIQSFVIYSYAAHELTILMLMAFDRLVAISKPLHYSHIITTRFLTLLIVIAWLYPMIFVGFGALLTARLKMCGNKLFKVYCHSYEIVKLSCVHHNINNIYGLIVTITTICIPLSFILYSYVKILIICQRSSQEFRSKAYQTCIPHIAILFNFSAAVFCELTLSRFVDGEIPIELAVILSLEFIVIPPFVNPIVYGLNFPGIRKKIRHLIKVSK from the coding sequence ATGGGAaatgaaacatatttttacttcatgttgtttgaaaatCTTGGGcgcataaaatatgtttttttcagtttagggtttattttttactgtgttgtCATATACTTTAATGTCCTTATTATTCTCGCTGTATTTCTGGAAAGGACATTGCACCAACCCATGTACATTTTGATTTCCTGTTTGTCCATCAACTCGGTATATGGTACAGCTGGCTTTTTCCCAAGGTTACTGACAGACCTGCTGTACGATACACATAGAATCTCTTATGAAGCTTGCCTCATACAGagttttgtcatttactcataTGCAGCTCATGAGCTTACAATATTAATGCTAATGGCATTTGATAGACTTGTGGCAATTAGTAAACCTTTGCATTACAGCCACATAATTACTACACGTTTTCTAACTCTTTTAATAGTTATAGCATGGCTTTATCCAATGATTTTTGTTGGTTTTGGTGCTCTTTTGACTGCCAGGCTGAAAATGTGTGGTAACAAATTGTTTAAGGTATACTGCCACAGCTATGAAATTGTGAAACTGTCTTGTGTCCaccataatattaataatatttatggcCTAATTGTAACAATTACAACAATTTGTATCCCTTtgagttttatattatattcctATGTTAAAATTCTTATAATTTGTCAAAGAAGCTCACAAGAGTTTAGGAGCAAAGCATATCAAACTTGTATTCCACACATAGCGATCCTTTTCAATTTCTCAGCTGCTGTTTTTTGCGAGCTCACTTTGAGTCGGTTTGTGGATGGGGAAATTCCTATAGAGCTGGCTGTTATCCTTTCACTGGAATTTATTGTTATACCACCCTTTGTAAACCCTATTGTTTATGGTCTAAATTTTCCTGGTATCCGCAAAAAGATCAGACATCTTATAAAAGTCTCCAAATAG